A stretch of the Pleurodeles waltl isolate 20211129_DDA chromosome 2_1, aPleWal1.hap1.20221129, whole genome shotgun sequence genome encodes the following:
- the LOC138262264 gene encoding transcriptional regulator Kaiso-like: protein MESRKLITATDTQYSRTLLSSLNEQRLHGIFCDVTVIVEDKKFRAHRNILSASSTYFQQLFSVAGQVVELSFVRAEIFAEILKYIYSSKIVGVRTDLLEELIKSGQLLGVRFIADLGIPLSQMKSMTSGVKDNTVKASPSDADQKSINTEKPATKYVLTKDSGSSATPIVTETSNISSEELHESTKAGNCQDKSEESDDDVIFCSETLPPKPRISNDTERAQQKNSPEIAKSPNKQMSVNTSISDQTPLTPKANSPSPTNLPPKAVMASQAKSLSSNISSPTQTETEVVSCSPLALPEPQATSQDMDTLPNPAHSLSVNISSPTRAQDCVGSSPELKAPKLEMTSSDVVKLANFTNSLPVSIPSLSQIQAGTGLSTDRVSPKAEKIISDTEKLSNKANSLAACISGPGQTQSGSFFPEPVPPTLQRTCLDMVKLPKQEPDINSSVSPSNNLQFQDVTPPQMATSAKISSPSPTQSKDVISPSGHMPLMPCVSHHPEMSKQRTDPEIVKIAGQQMGMNNAISAQTPLILNAEFPNHLPLKDIPSQINSLPVTTSGQAQASGTNLGFSQPSTVSTTKLLNPQQPDREQLNPLSNISTFAQNHLSQTMNFLAQQLPSFNTFVNKPFTLNSVNWPSCPNLLPSTLSQLANTDKLPTFDGPKLQNPQKATFHKKTTSKPGELKIKIADVNPGSSKDCSSGIGSGSHHIMDGKKIITLDTPSDIGGLSTGCKVYANIGEDKDTYDIVIPIKNDPDEDGEVQLPKSADGSPNSKRVKVKHEDHYELNVDGKVYYICLVCKRSYVSRTSLRRHYNVHSWERKYPCHYCDKVYALAEYRTKHEVIHTGEKRYQCLTCGESFINHRIMSTHMKSAHNQDPSGDPKLYRLHPFKSPHAKQPPESNAQPSTSATEVNNAVVQSEDEKKRPASVSPKSSSPAKPMSWDDVFVQPGDQPIFKDSPSQGGNEFEFVIPESY from the coding sequence ATGGAGAGCCGAAAACTGATTACAGCCACTGATACCCAGTACTCACGCACACTATTGTCATCTTTAAATGAGCAACGTCTCCATGGAATATTTTGTGATGTCACAGTCATTGTGGAAGACAAAAAGTTTAGAGCCCACAGAAATATTCTTTCTGCATCAAGCACATACTTTCAGCAATTGTTTTCTGTTGCGGGTCAAGTGGTTGAACTCAGTTTTGTGAGAGCTGAGATCTTTGCAGAAATACTTAAATATATTTACAGCTCTAAAATTGTTGGGGTCCGCACCGATTTACTGGAGGAATTGATTAAATCTGGACAGTTATTGGGAGTTAGGTTTATTGCAGACCTGGGCATTCCTTTATCTCAGATGAAGAGCATGACAAGTGGTGTCAAGGATAACACTGTAAAAGCTTCACCTTCTGATGCTGACCAAAAGAGTATCAACACTGAGAAGCCTGCCACTAAATACGTACTAACTAAAGACAGTGGTAGTAGTGCAACACCTATCGTAACTGAGACAAGTAACATCTCCAGCGAAGAGCTCCACGAATCAACCAAAGCTGGTAATTGCCAGGATAAGagtgaagaatcagatgatgatgtgaTTTTCTGTTCTGAGACATTGCCGCCAAAACCACGTATTTCAAATGATACTGAAAGAGCGCAACAAAAAAACAGTCCAGAAATAGCTAAATCGCCCAACAAGCAGATGAGTGTTAACACAAGCATTTCAGATCAAACACCATTGACTCCAAAGGCTAACTCTCCATCACCAACCAACCTTCCTCCAAAAGCTGTCATGGCATCTCAGGCAAAATCATTATCTTCTAATATATCAAGTCCAACTCAAACAGAAACTGAAGTTGTTTCCTGTTCTCCACTTGCGCTACCAGAACCACAAGCGACAAGTCAAGATATGGATACTTTGCCCAACCCTGCACATTCTTTATCTGTTAATATATCAAGTCCTACTCGGGCACAAGATTGTGTTGGTTCCAGTCCTGAACTTAAAGCTCCAAAACTGGAAATGACTAGTTCAGATGTGGTTAAATTGGCCAACTTTACAAATTCTTTACCTGTTAGCATTCCGAGTCTAAGTCAGATCCAGGCTGGTACTGGTCTCTCTACTGATCGTGTCTCTCCAAAAGCAGAAAAGATAATTTCAGATACGGAAAAATTGTCCAACAAAGCAAACTCTTTAGCTGCCTGTATATCAGGCCCAGGTCAAACACAATCTGGTAGTTTTTTTCCTGAACCTGTGCCTCCTACACTGCAAAGGACCTGTCTGGATATGGTCAAACTGCCCAAACAAGAACCTGACATAAATAGTAGTGTTTCCCCTTCAAACAATTTGCAGTTCCAAGATGTTACACCACCTCAAATGGCAACATCTGCTAAAATATCTAGCCCAAGCCCAACACAGTCTAAGGATGTAATTTCCCCTTCTGGGCATATGCCTCTGATGCCATGTGTTTCGCATCATCCTGAAATGTCAAAGCAAAGGACAGATCCAGAAATAGTTAAAATAGCCGGCCAACAGATGGGCATGAATAACGCCATTTCTGCTCAAAcgccattaattttaaatgcagaaTTTCCAAACCACTTGCCTTTAAAAGATATACCATCTCAGATAAATTCTCTACCTGTTACTACATCTGGTCAAGCTCAAGCCAGTGGTACGAACCTTGGCTTTTCTCAACCATCCACAGTTTCCACTACTAAGTTGCTAAATCCACAACAGCCTGACAGAGAACAGCTTAATCCTCTTTCAAACATAAGCACCTTTGCTCAGAATCATCTCTCTCAAACAATGAATTTTCTTGCTCAGCAGCTCCCTTCTTTTAATACTTTTGTAAATAAGCCTTTCACTCTGAACAGTGTCAATTGGCCTTCCTGCCCAAATTTGTTACCCAGCACTCTTAGTCAGCTTGCAAACACAGACAAATTGCCCACTTTTGATGGGCCAAAACTTCAGAACCCACAAAAAGCAACTTTTCATAAAAAAACCACTTCCAAACCAGGTGAGCTAAAAATAAAAATTGCTGATGTTAATCCTGGCAGCAGTAAAGACTGCTCAAGTGGGATTGGAAGTGGCTCCCACCACATTATGGatggtaaaaaaataattacattagatACTCCATCAGATATTGGAGGGCTATCAACTGGCTGCAAGGTTTATGCAAATATTGGTGAGGACAAAGACACTTATGATATTGTTATCCCAATAAAAAATGACCCTGATGAGGATGGAGAAGTCCAACTGCCAAAATCAGCCGACGGATCTCCGAACAGCAAGCGTGTGAAAGTGAAGCACGAAGATCACTATGAGCTGAATGTTGATGGAAAGGTCTATTACATCTGCCTTGTGTGCAAAAGATCCTATGTTTCTCGGACCAGTTTGAGAAGACACTACAACGTTCATTCTTGGGAAAGGAAGTATCCTTGTCATTACTGCGATAAAGTCTATGCGCTGGCAGAGTACCGTACAAAGCACGAGGTCATACACACGGGGGAGAAAAGGTATCAGTGTTTGACATGTGGAGAGTCTTTCATTAACCATAGGATTATGTCTACGCATATGAAATCAGCTCATAATCAAGACCCTTCTGGAGACCCCAAGCTTTATCGTCTGCATCCCTTCAAGTCCCCACATGCCAAACAGCCCCCTGAGAGCAATGCACAACCTTCAACCAGCGCTACAGAAGTCAACAATGCCGTTGTTCAAAGTGAGGATGAAAAAAAGCGACCAGCGTCTGTGTCACCAAAGTCTAGTTCACCAGCCAAACCTATGAGCTGGGATGATGTGTTCGTTCAACCTGGAGATCAGCCCATTTTCAAAGACAGTCCATCTCAAGGCGGTAATGAATTTGAGTTTGTGATACCAGAGTCCTATTGA